The genomic segment ACCATTCATCGCCGGTGTGGCAATGAACGGGATTGAAGTAAAAGCAAAAGCGCGTATTACAGTACGTGCAAACATCGACCGTCTTGTCGGTGGTGCAGGTGAAGAAACAATCGTTGCCCGTGTTGGTGAGGGTATTATCTCGACAATCGGTTCATCTATCGACCATGCAAAAGTATTGGAAAATCCTGATATGATTTCTCAAACTGTTCTAGCAAAAGGTCTTGACTCAGGTACTGCATTCGAAATTCTATCGATTGATATCGCAGACGTTGATATTGGTAAAAACATCGGTGCAGAACTTCAAACTGAACAAGCAATGGCTGATAAAAACATTGCACAGGCAAAAGCAGAAGAACGCCGTGCAATGGCAGTTGCAAACGAACAGGAAATGAAAGCGAAAGTTGAAGAAATGCGTGCAAAAGTTGTCAGTGCTGAAGCGGAAGTTCCGCTTGCTATGGCAGAAGCTCTACGTAAGGGCAATATTGGTGTCATGGATTATGTGAATTATAAAAATATCCAGGCAGATACAGGAATGCGTGACTCCATCAGTAACTTTGGCGGAGATAAGGAATCTACAGAAATTAAGAAGAACTAATACTTGAGGAGCCATTTCCTGGAAAGGGGATGCACGAATGGAACAGCTAATCATTTTTATCATTTTGGCAATTGTCGGATCTTTTTTTAGGGGCAAGAAAAAAGATCCAGCTGAGGGGCCAAAGCCTAAGCCGTCCACGGCAACGGGGAACGCTCCAGAGGGTCCTACAACTAAATTAAAAGAGATATACCGTGAATTGCAGAGAGAAATGGCAGGAGCAGATGCGGAACCACCTGTCCGCCAGCTGCCAAAGCAGCAGCAGGCAACAGTAACGGTTCCTTCAGCTCCTGTAGTAGTACCACCTGCAAGACCAACTGCTGACAGAAAAGAACGTACTAATTCATCAGCGAATCGTCACATCGAACGCCCCGATTCATCCGTGAATCGACATAGCGGAAGATTGTCTGCACATGGTAGTCAACGTCCAACTGTGTCTGCTATACAATCGCACGATTTAATGCCGAAAAGTCAAGGGGACTTGCTGAAAGGCATTGTGTTCTCTGAAATTTATGGTCCACCGAAATCAAAAAGATAAGCATTGACCCTCTATCCGAATCATACGATGTGGATAGGGGGTTTTATATTTTGAAAAGACTATTTCAGACCGGTTCATCAGTTACAATTGAAGATTTCGCTTCATTACGGATTAATGGCCCTTATTCTTTGTTGAAACTTGGCCCCGATTTCGCGATCATTAGCAGTGGAGAATACAGGATTGAGGCGATAGGCACTGATTTAACAGTTGAAACTTTATCAGAAGAAGTTGCTGTTTTCACATTCACTTCAATTACCACAATGAATGTGACTACAGGTGCAGACAAGGAAGCGGAGCGCAATGCGTAAAAGGTATGCTATCAAAATATCAGGCGACGGCAACCTTTCCGGATTCCTCACTAAACTTGTCACAATTGGAACAAAAATTACATCGCTATCAGTTGTCGATGGGGTGGCATATTTTCAAACAGATCGTAGCGGACTTCGTGCTATCCGGCGTAACAGAAGGCATTATCGATTAAAAGTAGCCATTTCAATTGCGAATCTTGAATCAGGCTCAATTGGACTTTTCACATCTAGCCGTTTCCTAATCGCATGTCTCATTCCTTTTGTTGCCTCATTTTTCCTTTGGACAGTAGATGTTGAATCGGATATGCCGGAAGTAGTGGACAGAATTGAGCAGAAACTTGAAAAAAGCTCTATCGTTTTGTTAAGACCCTTAGCTTTAATTCCTGATGAAGGTGAAATTCGACGAGAGCTCATGCTCGATGATCCTGCTTTATCGTGGGTTAGATTTAGACGAGTTGGAACGTCTCTGACAATTATTCCGATGTTATCACCACCCACAACTAACATTATTGAAGAGAACGAATCACCGTCACACCTTGTAGCGCGTACAGGAGGCGTTATAACGCGTTTTGCGTTAGAAAAAGGGGAAAGGGTCGGCCATGTTCATCAGACTGTAAAGAAAGGGGACGTGCTAGCCACAGGTATATTGGAACAAGGTGATAAAACGACAGTTGTTGGAGCGGATGGTGCCGTGTATGCGGATTATTGGGTTGAATACACCTTTACTCTTCCGAAAAAAATTAAATTCCAGTTACAGGGTGAGGAAATTGTGAACTATTCTTTTAACCTCCCATGGAAGCAGCAAGGTAAAGAAGGATGGTCTCTAGGGTCTTTCATCGAAACAGAAAGATATATGGAGGAAACCGCAGGGCACTTTGAATTGATTGAGGGAATGGAAGAAACAGTTATAATTCCCTTATTAAAAAACAAATTAATGTCGGAATCTTTTTCGAAAGCAATTATTAAAGATGAAAAAGTTTTACACGTGACATTCGATAATGATAAAGTTAGAGGGACTATATTGTTTCTTATCAATGACAATATTGCTGAAAAAAG from the Sporosarcina psychrophila genome contains:
- the floA gene encoding flotillin-like protein FloA (flotillin-like protein involved in membrane lipid rafts), which gives rise to MVVVIAVVAIIVLSAFFTLVPVALWISAMAAGVRVSIFTLIGMRLRRVIPSRIVNPLIKAHKAGLDVSINQLESHYLAGGNVDRVVNALIAAHRANIELTFERAAAIDLAGRDVLEAVQMSVNPKVIETPFIAGVAMNGIEVKAKARITVRANIDRLVGGAGEETIVARVGEGIISTIGSSIDHAKVLENPDMISQTVLAKGLDSGTAFEILSIDIADVDIGKNIGAELQTEQAMADKNIAQAKAEERRAMAVANEQEMKAKVEEMRAKVVSAEAEVPLAMAEALRKGNIGVMDYVNYKNIQADTGMRDSISNFGGDKESTEIKKN
- a CDS encoding sporulation protein YqfD, with the translated sequence MRKRYAIKISGDGNLSGFLTKLVTIGTKITSLSVVDGVAYFQTDRSGLRAIRRNRRHYRLKVAISIANLESGSIGLFTSSRFLIACLIPFVASFFLWTVDVESDMPEVVDRIEQKLEKSSIVLLRPLALIPDEGEIRRELMLDDPALSWVRFRRVGTSLTIIPMLSPPTTNIIEENESPSHLVARTGGVITRFALEKGERVGHVHQTVKKGDVLATGILEQGDKTTVVGADGAVYADYWVEYTFTLPKKIKFQLQGEEIVNYSFNLPWKQQGKEGWSLGSFIETERYMEETAGHFELIEGMEETVIIPLLKNKLMSESFSKAIIKDEKVLHVTFDNDKVRGTILFLINDNIAEKRLIPKETEPIG